In one Mucilaginibacter sp. PAMB04168 genomic region, the following are encoded:
- a CDS encoding polysaccharide biosynthesis tyrosine autokinase has product MSQNFYPSSPTALENSKSADGDVIDIKQIIAKVIYNWVWFVSSIILCLALSVVYAYFASPSWLVSSKIIVKDDKSSAQGALGGSLGGGVGSLFSVKSSADNEIQILKSRTIMQKAVDAMQLNVRIFVKDGFKSKEIFEEAPFTVNLAYKADTINSRIYNIKVIDGNKFIILNDKDDLNVKAKFGEVVRLNQYNLLLRYKQGVKFSKLYQIAVESKDVAINNFSKNYTAVLSDKQATTIDLSLTYPNPAKGEAILNSIMQIYLQSNLQNEKQIADSTMAFIDSRILLVSKELNNIEKQFEQYKSQNNIANITEQSKVLVSSASEYYDKLAQQETQLTIINDLERRLNNSKNKNIIPRSLINPSDQSFGQAINSYNDLVLSRDRATLSFTEQNPVVQNLDKQINNARLTLLNNIQTYKQSLQVGRAELQKQNIGFTGQLKQLPGKERNYLDFSRQQNLKQELYLFLLQKREETAITRNSTISNSRIVDMAKSDFYPFKPKKSVIYLVGIIIGVLLPSIYLFVKELLNVRIDSKNDIERITSAPILGEIGHNSDKQSLVTGTNSRSVISEQFRGLRTNLQFVLDASKPNILLFTSSMSGEGKSFLSLNLGSALALSDKKVVFMEMDLRKPKLSESVGLTIDNGFTNYAISEDVNVDFKRLLKPLSFNKNCFLISSGPIPPNPVELLMNGKLDTLLNYLKSEFDYIIMDCAPVGLVTDALMLERYADLTFYVTRQGYTYKSQLNIVNDLLKNNKIKSLYLIVNDIKVQKAGYSTYKQAYGYGVEDEDSWFSEIKKIFKK; this is encoded by the coding sequence ATGTCTCAGAATTTTTACCCTTCCTCTCCCACAGCGCTTGAAAATTCTAAAAGTGCTGACGGGGATGTAATTGATATTAAACAAATAATAGCGAAAGTCATATACAACTGGGTATGGTTTGTATCTAGTATAATTTTGTGCTTGGCTTTATCTGTAGTTTACGCATATTTTGCGTCTCCCAGTTGGCTAGTTTCTAGTAAAATTATAGTTAAGGACGACAAAAGCAGTGCCCAAGGTGCTTTGGGGGGCAGTTTAGGTGGCGGTGTTGGATCGTTGTTTAGTGTTAAAAGTAGCGCAGATAATGAGATCCAAATCTTGAAGTCTAGAACTATAATGCAGAAAGCAGTTGATGCCATGCAATTAAATGTTAGAATCTTTGTAAAAGATGGTTTCAAATCGAAAGAAATATTTGAGGAAGCTCCGTTTACGGTAAACTTGGCGTATAAAGCAGATACAATTAATTCAAGGATTTATAATATTAAAGTTATTGATGGTAATAAATTTATTATTTTAAATGATAAAGATGATTTAAACGTAAAAGCCAAATTTGGAGAGGTTGTACGGCTAAACCAGTATAATTTATTGCTACGTTACAAGCAAGGCGTGAAATTTTCTAAATTGTACCAAATTGCAGTAGAGTCTAAAGATGTAGCAATAAACAATTTCTCGAAAAACTACACGGCAGTGTTGTCCGATAAACAAGCTACAACTATCGATCTATCTCTAACCTACCCCAATCCAGCAAAGGGCGAAGCTATATTGAATAGTATCATGCAAATCTATTTGCAATCAAACTTGCAAAACGAAAAGCAAATTGCCGACAGTACTATGGCTTTTATTGACTCTCGTATTTTGCTCGTATCTAAAGAATTAAATAACATTGAAAAACAATTTGAGCAGTATAAGTCACAAAACAATATAGCCAATATAACTGAGCAGTCAAAAGTACTGGTTAGCAGTGCAAGTGAATATTATGATAAACTAGCACAACAAGAAACGCAGCTAACAATTATAAATGACTTGGAAAGGCGTTTGAATAATTCAAAAAATAAAAATATAATTCCCCGTTCTCTAATTAATCCAAGTGATCAGTCATTCGGGCAAGCTATTAATAGTTATAATGATTTAGTGCTGAGTAGGGATAGGGCGACCTTGTCTTTTACAGAACAGAACCCTGTTGTACAAAATCTCGATAAGCAAATCAACAATGCGCGATTAACCTTGTTAAACAACATTCAAACTTACAAGCAAAGTTTGCAGGTAGGTAGAGCCGAGTTACAAAAGCAAAATATTGGATTTACAGGACAACTCAAACAATTACCGGGAAAAGAACGCAACTATCTGGATTTCTCACGGCAGCAAAATTTAAAACAAGAATTATATTTATTTTTGCTTCAAAAGCGAGAAGAAACAGCTATAACAAGAAATTCAACAATTTCCAATTCGAGAATAGTTGATATGGCAAAAAGTGATTTTTACCCGTTTAAGCCTAAAAAATCTGTTATTTATTTAGTTGGAATTATTATCGGAGTACTGCTTCCATCTATTTACCTGTTTGTAAAAGAACTGTTAAACGTACGGATTGATAGTAAAAACGATATAGAACGAATTACCAGTGCTCCTATACTTGGAGAAATTGGACATAACAGTGATAAGCAAAGTTTGGTTACCGGTACAAACTCCAGATCTGTAATCTCTGAACAGTTTAGAGGTTTGAGAACAAACTTGCAATTCGTATTGGATGCATCCAAGCCTAATATATTGCTTTTTACTTCAAGTATGAGCGGCGAAGGAAAGTCATTTTTGTCTTTAAACCTAGGAAGTGCCTTGGCCTTAAGTGATAAGAAAGTGGTTTTTATGGAAATGGATCTTAGAAAACCTAAACTGTCTGAAAGCGTTGGTTTAACTATTGACAACGGTTTCACAAATTATGCAATATCAGAGGATGTTAATGTTGATTTTAAGCGGTTGTTAAAGCCATTAAGCTTTAACAAGAACTGCTTTTTAATATCGTCTGGCCCCATTCCGCCAAATCCGGTGGAATTGCTAATGAATGGTAAATTAGACACCTTGTTAAATTACTTAAAAAGTGAATTTGATTATATAATTATGGACTGTGCACCTGTAGGTTTAGTTACTGATGCACTCATGTTAGAAAGATATGCAGACCTTACATTTTATGTAACCAGGCAAGGATACACTTATAAATCTCAACTAAACATAGTTAATGATTTATTAAAGAACAACAAAATTAAGAGCCTTTACTTAATTGTAAATGATATTAAAGTTCAAAAAGCTGGTTATTCAACTTATAAACAAGCTTATGGTTATGGGGTCGAAGATGAGGATAGCTGGTTTTCTGAAATAAAAAAAATATTTAAAAAATAA